The DNA sequence GTTGATGCGAGGGTTGGTGCAGCAACCGAAGCTACAGGGGACACGGTGACGCGTCCAGCTTCAGAGGCAGCTCTAGCTCGCCTTGCTGCTTTGTCAGCTTCGATTTGCTCCCTGACTCTCTGCTTTGCTAAtttctcctcttctttttctcttttcctttgcTCTAATAGTTTCTTCATTTCCAAGTCTTCAAGCCTGTTAAATAATAAAGCACCGTCACGGGAATTAACAATTCAATGTTGATGCAATTCCAAACTAATTGCAATTAAATCCAATTCAAGTCGATAATATTGAGCGGTTTTCTGGTAAGACCAAAGTCATTAGAACTAATTCAATTTCTGTTATATTAAATGAGAAACAGTTCTTTCACATGAGGTTTTTGCCACATTCTACCTATAATAAACAAACTAAAGATACTTACTTTTTCTTAGCTTCGACCATCTCTTTGCCGGAGCGTATCCTCAATTTCTCCTTTTCAAATGCTTCCTTCTTTTCCTGTTCCTCtcgctcttttcttttttgtctcattttttcttccaacaacCTCAATTgctccttcttctcctcctccgtCAGTGGCTTTTTCTCTTCCGAGCTCTCAGAGAAACTGTCATGTCCTGATTTTGTAGCATGAAATTCCACCTCTAAATTAGATTTGAACAGTTTTCCacatctgtaaaaaaattcctttacATCTTCGTTAAGTATAAAGTGACCTGAAGTACGATTGATCAAAGGAACTCTTTTCTAATGAATCTTTTGTATTGTGCATTCTTGATAAGATGAGGAGATCGAAACTAAACAGACTTTATGATGCACGAAAGTAATAGTTTAGGTAATCACAAATACTCACACATCGCATTTAATGGACTTGGCAATAGCTGCCGATGCATCTTCGTTACTTGCACCAGCGACACTTTCCTGTGGAGATTCAGTTGTTGGTGCGTGCATACTGACAGGATTTTCAACTACGGGCGTAGGGCAAGGTTCGGCTTCATCGGAATGAGCAAGCAACCTACAAAAATTCGCAATATTTATTAGTGAGATGaagacaaataatttttcattcgtaccATTCCATAGCCGGTTCGACACCTTTGTTTCCGGTAATTTGTAGGGCTCGTtcgctgaaaaacaaatacagaaaacacatgaacgCAAAATACAATGATTACTAAGCTGAGGGTGCTAGGGTATctagaatatacaaaaatgatTCCGGCTTTTTCCAAAGAGGTTAGGAACCGCGAGATGACTTTTTTCCGTCAATACTCACGCCTTTGCCTGGCTAAAACCCATATCTACGAGCATCGACACCTCTGACGACGACATCGCTGAATTTTCAACCGTACAATTAGTGGCTAGATATAATATTGCTAACGGACTctgattgaaaaatcatatGTCATGTCACACGGACACTTCGGTATACAGTGAAAAGCCACGAACCACTAGAGCGGTCTGGTAGCGGAGGCGGAAGTAGCTTTACTTATCTTTCTCTTGtcaggataaattttttgcacaaaatttACCGATGATtgtaacaatgaaaaattgtactttGGTTTCGGATGTAGTTAGATATTGTCGGCTGTATAATAATGCGGACTGTTATTagttattcttattattccgAAACCCGCGTACCACACGTTTGTTGAACGATTTCTACAATCCCAACCAAAAGTTAACCAAAAGTTACAATTTTGGGGATTCAAGCCGACAGAAGAAGGTTTTGATCAATTTGAAGTATGAATCTGAttgtaaattaattctttattcAGTTGTATGACGATTTATGCTGATCAAGCCTGATTCCGCTCGTTTCGGAAATTTTGTGCCACACACgtcgaataataatgacaaataCGAGAATATAAGCTGCGTGCTTGTTGATGTTATTATAatcaaaatacttttttctgaatatagTCTATACGCCAAATTGTTAGAATCAACTAGGCCACTGATGTTGcggtaagagaaaaaaagtgacaagaaaaatcgcaaatagtACACAATCGTTGAACCCGCTTGTCATTTTCGTTTGGGATGTTGCTTCATATTAAGATATTGTTTACGTACAAATAGATACAATTTTCACGGAATGTTCCCGCTAATTCGTCGGACTGTGGGATCAGTTATCAGGTCAATAA is a window from the Diprion similis isolate iyDipSimi1 chromosome 6, iyDipSimi1.1, whole genome shotgun sequence genome containing:
- the LOC124406980 gene encoding UBX domain-containing protein 1, which encodes MSSSEVSMLVDMGFSQAKAERALQITGNKGVEPAMEWLLAHSDEAEPCPTPVVENPVSMHAPTTESPQESVAGASNEDASAAIAKSIKCDVCGKLFKSNLEVEFHATKSGHDSFSESSEEKKPLTEEEKKEQLRLLEEKMRQKRKEREEQEKKEAFEKEKLRIRSGKEMVEAKKKLEDLEMKKLLEQRKREKEEEKLAKQRVREQIEADKAARRARAASEAGRVTVSPVASVAAPTLASTGPKRNYSETKLQIRLTNGQALTQTFGSKEQLSAVRLYIEMNRTDGSGLFNLMTTFPRKIFTEDDYEKPLDILGLVPTAVVIVQKKTELQ